A single window of Scyliorhinus torazame isolate Kashiwa2021f chromosome 29, sScyTor2.1, whole genome shotgun sequence DNA harbors:
- the LOC140404151 gene encoding neuropeptide B-like, with the protein MAHLSLSMIIGVTVIFYLLSNTPACGWYRQASSPRYYSVGRASGLLQGIRRSAHVRRGGVKEGSTRNPAKLGDFLAEDWKRPLIEEWDSATICVKDVTPQLSSCAAITEVPLIFNCKANVRLTVDVSGCNPMDP; encoded by the exons ATGGCTCACCTCAGCCTGTCAATGATCATTGGGGTGACTGTGATTTTCTACCTTCTGTCCAACACGCCAGCCTGCGGCTGGTACAGGCAAGCATCCAGCCCTCGTTATTACTCAGTCGGGCGAGCCTCCGGGCTACTGCAGGGCATCCGCCGGTCTGCGCACGTGCGGCGAGGGGGTGTCAAAGAGGGCAGCACCCGAAACCCGGCAAAGCTTGGAGACTTCTTGGCAGAGGATTGGAAGCGCCCGCTGATTGAGGAATGGGACTCTGCGACG ATTTGTGTGAAGGATGTCACTCCCCAGTTAAGCAGCTGTGCAGCCATCACTGAAGTCCCATTGATCTTCAACTGTAAGGCCAATGTCCGCCTGACCGTGGATGTCAGTGGCTGCAACCCCATGGACCCATGA